A stretch of the Tardiphaga sp. 709 genome encodes the following:
- a CDS encoding LLM class flavin-dependent oxidoreductase, translated as MPLELGLDTFGDVTRGADGEMLSHAQVIRNVIDEAVLADQLGVDFFGVGEHHRADFAVSAPEVLLAAIAARTKRIRLGSAVTVLSSDDPIRVFQRFATVDAASNGRAEVILGRGSFTESFPLFGFKLDQYETLFEDKLDLFAALASEPEVTWSGTTRPPLTNQRVYPPIEAGRLMTWIGVGGSPESVVRAVRYDMPLMLAIIGGEPERFKPYVDLYHRAYAEIQRPVKPIGVHSPGYVAASDEQAREELWSDYKAMRDRIGKERGWPPMQRREFDQEAEHGSLYVGSPETVAKKIAKTAKALGISRFDLKYSAGPLPHEKLMTCIELYGRRVIPMVREMLG; from the coding sequence ATGCCGCTCGAACTAGGTCTCGACACGTTCGGTGACGTCACACGTGGCGCAGACGGCGAAATGCTGTCACATGCACAAGTCATCCGGAATGTCATCGACGAGGCCGTCCTCGCCGATCAGCTCGGCGTCGACTTCTTTGGTGTCGGCGAGCATCACCGCGCAGACTTTGCCGTATCAGCGCCCGAAGTCCTGCTCGCGGCCATCGCCGCACGCACCAAACGCATTCGCCTCGGTTCCGCCGTGACCGTGCTGAGCTCCGACGATCCGATCCGCGTCTTCCAGCGTTTTGCCACCGTCGATGCTGCCTCGAACGGCCGCGCCGAGGTCATTCTCGGCCGCGGCTCGTTCACCGAATCCTTCCCGCTGTTCGGCTTCAAGCTCGACCAGTACGAGACGCTGTTCGAGGACAAGCTCGATCTGTTCGCAGCGCTGGCGTCCGAGCCGGAAGTAACCTGGAGCGGCACGACCCGCCCGCCACTCACCAATCAGCGCGTCTATCCGCCGATCGAGGCCGGCAGGCTGATGACCTGGATTGGCGTCGGCGGCAGTCCTGAGTCAGTCGTTCGCGCGGTGCGCTATGACATGCCTTTGATGCTGGCGATCATCGGCGGCGAGCCCGAGCGATTCAAACCCTATGTCGATCTCTATCATCGCGCCTATGCCGAGATTCAGCGACCGGTGAAGCCGATCGGCGTGCATTCGCCGGGCTATGTCGCCGCCAGCGACGAGCAGGCGCGTGAGGAACTGTGGTCTGATTACAAAGCAATGCGCGATCGCATCGGCAAGGAGCGCGGCTGGCCACCGATGCAGCGCCGCGAATTTGATCAGGAAGCCGAACACGGATCGCTCTATGTGGGATCGCCAGAGACCGTGGCGAAGAAGATCGCGAAAACCGCAAAGGCACTCGGCATTTCGCGCTTCGATCTGAAATACAGCGCGGGACCATTGCCGCACGAGAAGCTGATGACGTGTATCGAGCTGTACGGCCGCCGAGTCATTCCGATGGTGCGGGAGATGTTGGGCTGA
- a CDS encoding glycosyltransferase family 4 protein: MESPVPIAGKTADKLQLIVTNLHWRYSGVTATNRMVAPKLADMFDAAWLGSDAPAGIARMDIGDLVKLWLRRKPVIWHARRNNEMIAGVLLKALGWPLKLLFTSAAQRHHTWITRWLINRMDAIIATSEISASYLKRSATVVTHGVDTDRYAPPIDRAAAFAETNLPGRYAIGCFGRVRAQKGTDLFVDAMCELLPRYPDFTAVIVGAITPDQIGFANELKKKIADAGLQSRIVITGELPIEEVERWYRRLTIYAFTSRNEGFGLTLIEAMSVGAALVATRAGAAEIAVEEGVTGKLVPTDNAAALTQALEPLMRDPDAAAAMGTHARQRVLDKFSLDAEARGIAEVYRRLL; encoded by the coding sequence ATGGAGTCACCTGTGCCGATTGCGGGCAAAACGGCCGATAAACTGCAGCTGATCGTCACGAATCTGCACTGGCGCTACTCCGGTGTGACGGCAACCAACCGCATGGTGGCGCCGAAACTCGCAGACATGTTCGACGCGGCATGGCTCGGATCCGACGCGCCCGCTGGCATTGCGCGCATGGATATCGGCGATCTCGTGAAATTGTGGCTGCGCCGCAAGCCGGTGATCTGGCACGCGCGGCGCAACAACGAGATGATTGCCGGCGTTCTGCTGAAGGCCCTCGGGTGGCCGCTGAAACTGCTCTTCACCTCGGCAGCGCAGCGCCATCATACCTGGATCACGCGCTGGCTGATCAACCGGATGGACGCCATCATCGCGACCAGCGAGATCTCCGCATCATATCTGAAACGGTCTGCGACCGTGGTGACGCATGGTGTCGATACCGATCGCTACGCGCCGCCCATTGATCGTGCGGCGGCGTTTGCGGAAACGAACCTGCCGGGGCGCTATGCGATTGGTTGCTTCGGCCGCGTGCGTGCGCAGAAGGGCACTGATCTGTTTGTCGACGCGATGTGCGAGTTGTTGCCGCGCTATCCGGATTTCACCGCTGTCATTGTCGGGGCAATCACGCCGGACCAGATCGGCTTTGCCAATGAGCTCAAGAAGAAGATCGCTGACGCCGGTCTGCAGTCGCGCATCGTCATCACCGGCGAATTGCCGATCGAAGAGGTCGAGCGATGGTATCGACGCCTGACGATCTACGCATTTACCTCGCGCAATGAGGGCTTCGGTCTGACACTGATCGAGGCGATGTCGGTGGGCGCGGCGCTCGTCGCGACGCGGGCCGGCGCTGCTGAAATTGCCGTTGAAGAGGGGGTTACCGGGAAACTCGTCCCGACCGATAATGCGGCAGCACTGACGCAGGCGTTGGAGCCGCTGATGCGCGATCCCGATGCCGCTGCAGCCATGGGCACACATGCGCGCCAGCGTGTGCTCGACAAATTCAGCCTTGATGCGGAAGCGCGGGGAATCGCCGAGGTTTATCGCAGGCTGCTCTGA
- a CDS encoding HAD family hydrolase, with protein sequence MTTQAKPAAFLDRDGVINYDDGYMGTSDRIRWMPNAAKAIRRLNDAGYFVFLFSNQSGVARGYFTEDELNTLFKWMRSELAAQGARIDDVRYCPHHPAGSVAGYLEDHHWRKPSPGMILDLMHHWPVQRKGSFAIGDRDTDIEAAKAAHLPGFLFAGGDLDAFVADILQGQSSLR encoded by the coding sequence ATGACCACTCAAGCAAAGCCCGCAGCGTTTCTCGATCGCGACGGCGTCATCAATTACGACGACGGCTATATGGGCACATCCGATCGCATCCGCTGGATGCCGAATGCGGCCAAGGCCATTCGCAGGCTCAATGACGCCGGCTATTTCGTCTTCCTGTTTTCGAACCAGTCCGGCGTCGCACGCGGTTATTTCACCGAAGACGAACTCAATACGCTGTTTAAGTGGATGCGTTCCGAACTCGCCGCGCAGGGCGCCCGCATCGATGATGTCCGCTATTGCCCGCACCATCCGGCCGGATCAGTTGCAGGCTATCTGGAAGATCATCACTGGCGCAAGCCGAGCCCCGGCATGATCCTCGACCTGATGCACCACTGGCCTGTGCAACGCAAAGGCAGTTTTGCCATCGGCGACCGCGATACGGATATCGAAGCGGCCAAGGCCGCGCATCTGCCCGGCTTCCTGTTTGCAGGCGGCGACCTGGACGCGTTCGTTGCGGATATCCTGCAGGGTCAGAGCAGCCTGCGATAA
- the waaF gene encoding lipopolysaccharide heptosyltransferase II gives MNVNSPYQGVMVDPDDTRPILVVPYMWIGDFVRGHTVVRVLKERWPNRPVDLLVTKLVAPLVDYMPGVRSGIVWDLPRSQLALAKQWELAATLRARNYGTVLVMPRTWKSALAPALAGIPERIGFVGEARFGLINQWRWGEKKLPRMIDKKCALALPDGTPLPPEWPVPQFRVPADEIARWRQTNGLGTGPAVALGPGSVGSSKRWTYYAEAARLLVERGLDVWVIGGPGEKDLANEIIAAASPRARDLTTNDLRNGVIGMAAANVAVANDSGLMHIAAAVGTPTIGIFGPTSPQLWGPLNPLAATVQTKTIVPCQPCHKPVCTMNNHACMRDIPSDDVAGIIQGVMAETSNRSAQI, from the coding sequence ATGAACGTAAATTCCCCATACCAGGGCGTGATGGTCGATCCGGATGATACCCGGCCGATCCTGGTCGTGCCCTATATGTGGATCGGTGATTTCGTCCGGGGTCATACGGTCGTCCGGGTCCTGAAAGAGCGCTGGCCGAACCGGCCGGTCGATTTGCTGGTGACCAAACTGGTCGCCCCGCTCGTCGACTACATGCCGGGCGTCCGCTCAGGCATCGTCTGGGACCTGCCCCGCAGCCAGCTCGCGCTCGCCAAGCAATGGGAATTGGCGGCCACCCTCCGCGCACGGAACTATGGCACCGTACTGGTGATGCCCCGGACCTGGAAATCGGCGCTGGCCCCCGCTTTGGCCGGTATCCCGGAGCGCATCGGCTTTGTTGGCGAGGCCCGCTTCGGCCTGATCAATCAATGGCGCTGGGGCGAAAAGAAGCTGCCGCGCATGATCGACAAGAAATGCGCGCTGGCGCTGCCGGACGGCACGCCGCTGCCACCGGAATGGCCGGTGCCCCAGTTCCGCGTGCCCGCCGACGAGATCGCGCGCTGGCGGCAGACCAATGGGCTGGGAACCGGTCCGGCCGTGGCGCTCGGGCCCGGCTCGGTGGGCTCGTCCAAGCGCTGGACCTATTATGCCGAGGCCGCAAGACTGCTGGTCGAGCGCGGGCTGGACGTCTGGGTCATCGGCGGTCCTGGCGAGAAGGACCTCGCCAATGAGATCATTGCCGCCGCTAGTCCCCGCGCCCGCGATCTTACGACCAACGACCTGCGCAATGGCGTGATCGGCATGGCCGCCGCCAATGTCGCCGTGGCCAACGATTCCGGCCTGATGCATATTGCTGCGGCTGTCGGCACGCCGACCATCGGCATTTTCGGACCGACCAGCCCGCAGCTTTGGGGACCGCTCAATCCGCTGGCGGCGACCGTGCAGACGAAGACCATCGTTCCGTGCCAGCCGTGTCACAAACCGGTCTGCACCATGAACAATCATGCCTGCATGCGCGACATTCCGTCCGACGATGTCGCCGGGATTATTCAAGGCGTGATGGCCGAGACATCCAACAGAAGCGCGCAGATATGA
- a CDS encoding AraC family transcriptional regulator, with protein MEALTCCVDITRAEDRPFSAFVHWADYSNVRVTRFGGTFSRIRRSRTAISRGPDDDFCLMFHRGEGTLVVDQVGRETALSSDCAFLGTNGRPADLRSDADFSSTTLTVSRERLLPLIGNVDDLLIQPLDERRAAVAHLRRYIDISVDLLRDPHDAELDSHISTTLLDLTALALGARGDAAQLASMRGLRASRTQEIIAEIDRHFAEPGFSVGQVARRLDVSPRYLQDLLQDTGSSFTERLLERRLQHAMRLLTNEQGDRLKISEIALASGFNEISYFNQRFRRRFGETPTQCRR; from the coding sequence ATGGAAGCGCTCACCTGCTGCGTGGACATCACACGTGCTGAAGATCGGCCATTCTCGGCTTTCGTGCACTGGGCAGATTATTCGAATGTGCGGGTCACCCGGTTCGGCGGCACGTTCAGTCGAATCCGACGATCCAGAACGGCAATCTCGCGCGGGCCGGACGATGATTTCTGTTTGATGTTTCATCGAGGCGAGGGGACGCTGGTCGTCGATCAGGTGGGGCGCGAAACGGCCTTGTCGTCAGACTGCGCTTTTCTCGGCACGAACGGACGTCCGGCAGATTTGCGATCAGATGCGGATTTCTCGTCGACGACGTTGACCGTCAGTAGGGAGCGCCTGTTGCCTCTCATTGGAAATGTCGACGATCTCCTGATCCAGCCGCTCGACGAACGGCGCGCAGCCGTGGCTCATCTGCGACGCTACATCGACATCTCGGTCGATCTGCTGCGCGATCCGCATGATGCGGAGCTCGACAGCCATATCAGCACGACATTGCTGGATCTGACGGCGCTCGCGCTAGGTGCCCGCGGCGACGCTGCACAACTTGCGTCGATGCGCGGTCTGCGCGCGTCGCGAACGCAGGAAATCATCGCCGAGATCGATCGCCATTTCGCGGAGCCGGGTTTCTCGGTGGGGCAGGTCGCGCGCCGACTGGATGTGTCGCCGCGCTATCTCCAGGACCTTCTGCAAGATACCGGATCGAGTTTCACCGAACGCCTTCTGGAGCGCCGTCTGCAACATGCAATGCGTTTGCTGACGAACGAGCAGGGTGATCGGCTGAAGATCAGTGAAATCGCGCTAGCCAGTGGCTTCAACGAGATCTCATACTTCAATCAGCGATTTCGTCGGCGTTTCGGCGAGACGCCGACGCAGTGCCGGCGCTGA
- the rfaD gene encoding ADP-glyceromanno-heptose 6-epimerase, with protein sequence MLLVTGGAGFIGSNVVAALNDAGRADVAVCDVLGHDGKWRNLAKRQLADVVPPAELTDWLKGRKLDAVIHLGAISETTATDGDLVIETNFRLSMRLLDWCTANATPLIYASSASTYGDGAQGFRDEQTIPELKKLRPMNLYGWSKHLFDLAVAERVAKGEKMPPQWAGLKFFNVFGPNEYHKGSMMSVLARRFDDIKAGRGIQLFKSHREGIADGDQRRDFIYVEDVVRVMMWLLASPNVSGIFNVGTGTARSFKDLMLAAYAALGTKPNIDYIDMPEQIRGSYQYFTQSEVDRLRGAGYNGDFTTLEDAVSHYVKGFLDQPDRFR encoded by the coding sequence ATGCTGCTTGTGACCGGGGGAGCCGGTTTTATCGGATCGAATGTCGTGGCTGCGTTGAACGACGCCGGCCGCGCGGACGTGGCTGTCTGCGATGTGCTCGGCCATGATGGAAAATGGCGTAATCTCGCCAAGCGGCAACTTGCGGATGTGGTGCCGCCAGCCGAGCTGACGGACTGGCTGAAGGGCAGGAAGCTCGATGCGGTCATTCATCTCGGCGCGATTTCGGAAACCACAGCGACCGACGGCGATCTTGTGATCGAGACGAACTTCCGGCTGTCGATGCGCTTGTTGGACTGGTGCACGGCCAATGCGACGCCGCTGATTTATGCATCGTCCGCTTCGACCTATGGCGATGGTGCGCAGGGCTTTCGCGATGAGCAGACCATTCCCGAACTCAAAAAACTGCGGCCGATGAACCTCTACGGCTGGAGCAAGCACCTGTTCGACCTCGCGGTGGCCGAGCGCGTCGCCAAGGGCGAAAAGATGCCGCCGCAATGGGCAGGCCTGAAGTTCTTCAACGTGTTCGGGCCGAACGAGTACCACAAGGGCTCGATGATGAGCGTGCTGGCGCGGCGCTTCGACGACATCAAGGCCGGCCGCGGCATTCAGCTGTTCAAGTCGCACCGCGAAGGTATTGCCGATGGCGATCAGCGCCGCGACTTCATCTATGTCGAGGACGTCGTCCGCGTAATGATGTGGCTGCTGGCGTCACCCAATGTCAGCGGCATCTTCAATGTCGGGACGGGAACCGCACGCAGCTTCAAGGATTTGATGCTGGCAGCCTATGCTGCACTCGGCACCAAGCCGAACATCGACTATATCGACATGCCCGAGCAGATTCGCGGCAGCTATCAGTACTTCACGCAGAGCGAAGTCGATCGGTTGCGCGGCGCCGGCTACAACGGCGATTTTACAACATTGGAAGATGCCGTCTCCCATTATGTGAAGGGCTTTCTCGATCAGCCCGATCGCTTCCGCTGA
- a CDS encoding ABC transporter ATP-binding protein — translation MAKITRKVTDDPYGAWALIRRLIAEQAVTYWRRYLLAFLLMAVSAATTAGAAYMLGEVINQAYVDKSIERIALFSGFVVVIFLIKGASTYGHTVILSKISNAIVANNQRRLFAKLMNESIGFFSERHSSEFLQRLTAGANSVTQVLSLLINAVGRDLLSLIALVGVMVMQDPYMALFGFLVAPPAMLVLRKLVRRIKGLARNQFTGTTEILEVMQESLQGIRTVKAFTLEKTMQQRMEASITAVEQNANKMARVSSRSSPLMETLGGFAIAASLMYGGYRVVAMGATPGQFFSFVTAFLLAYEPAKRLARLNIDLNSQIIGAHTLLEIVDSPASEPNDDHKPALKLTDARVELHDVTFRYRPNEVVLNRMSFVAEPGKVTALVGPSGGGKSTVLALLLRLYEVSEGDITIDGQSIGQVSRRSLRGQTAYVGQDVYLFRGTIRENIAFGKPGATEDEIVAAAKAACAHDFIMGFPLGYETPVGEHGAQLSGGQRQRIAIARALVKNAPVILLDEATAALDSESEKSVQEAIEHLCQNRTTIVIAHRLHTIMHADAILVVEGGEIVERGRHDDLLRRGGRYASFFRLQHRDASPLAPLDASA, via the coding sequence ATGGCCAAGATTACTCGCAAAGTCACTGACGATCCTTACGGCGCCTGGGCGCTGATCCGCCGTCTGATCGCCGAACAGGCGGTCACCTATTGGCGGCGCTACCTCTTAGCCTTCCTGCTGATGGCCGTCTCCGCCGCGACCACCGCGGGCGCCGCCTATATGCTCGGTGAGGTGATCAACCAAGCCTATGTGGACAAGAGCATCGAGCGCATCGCGCTGTTCTCGGGTTTCGTGGTGGTGATCTTCCTGATCAAGGGCGCCTCAACCTACGGCCACACCGTGATTCTCTCGAAGATCTCCAACGCGATCGTCGCGAACAATCAGCGCCGGCTGTTCGCCAAGCTGATGAACGAGAGCATCGGCTTTTTCTCGGAGCGGCATTCGTCGGAATTCCTGCAGCGGCTCACTGCCGGCGCCAATTCGGTGACGCAGGTGCTCAGCCTGCTGATCAACGCCGTCGGCCGTGACCTGCTGTCGCTGATCGCGCTGGTCGGCGTGATGGTGATGCAGGACCCCTATATGGCGCTGTTCGGCTTCCTCGTCGCGCCGCCCGCGATGCTGGTGCTGCGCAAGCTGGTCCGCCGCATCAAGGGCCTCGCGCGCAACCAGTTCACCGGTACCACCGAAATTCTGGAAGTGATGCAGGAATCGCTGCAGGGCATCCGCACGGTGAAGGCCTTCACGCTCGAAAAGACCATGCAGCAACGCATGGAAGCGAGCATCACGGCTGTCGAGCAGAACGCCAACAAGATGGCGCGCGTCTCCAGCCGCTCCAGCCCTCTGATGGAAACCCTCGGCGGCTTCGCCATCGCCGCATCGCTGATGTATGGCGGCTATCGCGTGGTCGCGATGGGCGCAACGCCCGGGCAATTCTTTTCCTTCGTCACCGCCTTCCTGCTGGCCTATGAGCCGGCGAAGCGGCTGGCACGGCTGAACATCGACCTCAACAGTCAGATCATCGGCGCGCATACGCTGCTGGAAATCGTCGACAGCCCGGCTTCCGAACCGAATGACGACCACAAGCCGGCGCTCAAACTAACCGATGCGCGCGTCGAGCTGCATGACGTGACGTTCCGCTATCGCCCCAACGAGGTCGTGCTCAACCGCATGAGCTTCGTCGCCGAGCCCGGCAAGGTCACCGCGCTGGTCGGTCCGTCCGGTGGTGGCAAGTCCACGGTGCTGGCACTGCTGCTGCGGCTCTACGAGGTCAGCGAAGGCGACATCACAATCGACGGCCAGTCGATCGGCCAGGTCTCGCGGCGCTCACTGCGCGGCCAGACCGCCTATGTCGGACAGGATGTCTATCTGTTCCGCGGCACGATCCGCGAGAACATCGCCTTCGGCAAACCCGGCGCCACGGAAGACGAGATCGTCGCGGCAGCCAAGGCCGCCTGCGCCCATGATTTCATCATGGGCTTCCCGCTCGGATACGAGACCCCGGTCGGCGAGCATGGCGCACAACTCTCAGGCGGCCAGCGCCAACGCATCGCCATTGCGCGCGCGCTGGTGAAGAACGCGCCGGTCATCCTGCTGGACGAGGCGACAGCGGCGCTGGATTCCGAATCCGAGAAATCGGTGCAGGAAGCCATCGAGCATCTCTGCCAGAATCGTACCACGATCGTCATTGCGCATCGCCTGCACACCATCATGCATGCTGATGCCATTCTGGTGGTCGAGGGTGGCGAGATTGTCGAGCGCGGCCGCCACGACGACCTGTTGCGCCGTGGCGGGCGCTACGCCTCGTTCTTCCGCTTGCAACATCGTGATGCTTCGCCGCTGGCACCGCTTGATGCGTCGGCGTAA
- a CDS encoding fumarylacetoacetate hydrolase family protein, whose amino-acid sequence MTASFVIAPPPQAAIAVQGETSKFPVRRVWCVGRNYLEHIRELGNDERNPPFFFAKHADMIVPDGSEIPYPTLTKDMQHEVELVVALKSGGLNISPEKALDHVWGYGVSVDLTRRDLQTISRKKEQPWEIGKSFDMSAPTGALVPASKVGHPSKGKIWLSVNGTERQKGDLSEMIWNIAEIISKLSLQVELGAGDVILTGTPAGVAALQPGDKVECGVDGIGTLKFEITKPK is encoded by the coding sequence ATGACCGCATCGTTCGTTATCGCTCCTCCGCCGCAGGCCGCCATCGCCGTTCAGGGCGAGACGTCGAAATTCCCGGTGCGCCGTGTCTGGTGCGTGGGCCGCAACTATCTCGAGCACATCCGCGAACTCGGCAATGACGAGCGCAACCCTCCCTTCTTCTTCGCCAAGCACGCCGACATGATCGTGCCGGATGGCAGCGAGATCCCTTACCCGACGCTGACCAAGGACATGCAGCACGAGGTCGAGCTCGTCGTCGCGCTGAAGAGCGGCGGCCTCAACATCTCGCCGGAAAAGGCGCTCGATCACGTCTGGGGCTATGGCGTCAGCGTCGACCTCACCCGCCGCGACTTGCAGACAATTTCGCGCAAGAAGGAGCAGCCCTGGGAGATCGGCAAGTCGTTCGACATGTCGGCACCCACCGGCGCGCTCGTCCCCGCTTCGAAGGTCGGCCATCCCTCCAAGGGCAAGATCTGGCTCTCGGTGAACGGTACCGAACGTCAGAAGGGCGACCTGTCCGAGATGATCTGGAACATCGCCGAAATCATTTCCAAACTCTCGCTGCAGGTCGAACTCGGTGCCGGCGACGTGATCCTGACCGGCACCCCGGCTGGCGTGGCCGCGCTGCAGCCCGGCGACAAGGTCGAATGCGGCGTCGATGGCATCGGCACCTTGAAGTTCGAAATCACCAAACCCAAGTAA
- a CDS encoding outer membrane protein, with the protein MKRLFAGAALLVGAAVPAVAADMPYPVKAPVAPVQVFSWTGFYVGANVGFGGDKFDYPFQATQRQLQAEAAARVASTSGNFSLTSSGFFGGGQAGYNYQYNGGFVIGIETDFQWSGIKGRFEGNQTLNNNGVTTSAAFGTGSEVEWFGTIRGRLGYAWDRVFLYGTGGGAYGRVNTNGNFTLTGPNGVLGQVVAVSAGQTQWGWTAGAGLEYAFAPQWSFKTEYLYVDLGRSTLFSTAVNDVANGFSSNSSISVDTRFHTMKAGVNYRF; encoded by the coding sequence ATGAAGAGATTATTCGCTGGCGCAGCACTGCTTGTCGGTGCAGCCGTTCCTGCCGTTGCGGCCGACATGCCTTATCCGGTGAAGGCGCCAGTCGCGCCCGTCCAGGTGTTCTCCTGGACTGGCTTCTATGTCGGCGCCAATGTCGGTTTTGGCGGTGACAAGTTCGACTATCCATTCCAGGCTACCCAACGGCAGTTGCAGGCCGAGGCAGCCGCGCGCGTTGCCAGCACAAGCGGCAATTTCAGCCTGACCTCAAGCGGCTTCTTTGGCGGCGGACAGGCTGGCTACAACTATCAATACAATGGTGGCTTCGTCATCGGCATCGAGACGGACTTCCAGTGGTCCGGCATCAAGGGTCGCTTCGAGGGCAATCAGACGCTGAACAATAACGGCGTGACCACGTCCGCGGCATTCGGCACCGGCTCCGAAGTCGAATGGTTCGGCACGATTCGCGGACGGCTCGGCTATGCATGGGACCGCGTGTTCCTGTACGGCACCGGCGGCGGCGCCTATGGCCGGGTCAACACCAACGGGAACTTCACTCTGACCGGCCCGAATGGTGTGCTCGGCCAGGTTGTGGCGGTATCGGCCGGCCAGACACAGTGGGGCTGGACCGCCGGCGCGGGCCTCGAATACGCATTCGCCCCGCAGTGGTCGTTCAAGACCGAATATCTCTATGTGGACCTCGGCCGGAGCACGCTGTTCTCCACTGCCGTCAACGACGTCGCCAATGGTTTCTCCTCCAACTCCAGCATCTCGGTCGATACCAGGTTCCACACCATGAAAGCGGGTGTGAATTACCGGTTCTGA
- the galE gene encoding UDP-glucose 4-epimerase GalE, whose protein sequence is MTVLVTGGAGYIGSHMVHALVEAGESVVVIDNLSTGFSAYLPEGVPLFIGDVADENLVEGVIAAHGIDAIIHFAGSVVVPESMRDPLAYYRNNTMTTRNLLSAAVKCGVKKFIFSSTAAVYGNPDFTPVAEDAPTRPLSPYGSSKLMTEIMLHDIAPAYGMEFVALRYFNVAGADPQGRTGLATMGATHLLKIAVEAATGQRSKIDVFGTDYPTPDGSCIRDFIHVSDLVQAHRAALSYLREGGASTTLNCGYGRGYSVLETIEAVRRASGRNFAVQYAPRRDGDIMTMIADTTRIRATLDWTPQYDDLETIARHALAWEEKLARERHGIELMAKSA, encoded by the coding sequence ATGACCGTCCTTGTCACCGGCGGCGCCGGTTATATCGGAAGTCACATGGTCCATGCGCTGGTGGAAGCCGGCGAGAGCGTGGTCGTGATCGACAATTTGTCGACGGGCTTCTCAGCATATCTCCCCGAGGGCGTTCCGCTGTTTATCGGCGATGTCGCTGATGAGAACCTTGTCGAGGGCGTCATCGCTGCCCATGGCATCGACGCCATCATCCATTTTGCAGGCTCTGTCGTCGTGCCGGAATCGATGCGTGACCCGCTTGCCTACTATCGCAACAACACGATGACGACACGCAACCTGCTCAGCGCAGCAGTGAAGTGCGGCGTCAAGAAATTCATCTTCTCATCGACCGCTGCCGTCTACGGCAATCCCGATTTCACGCCGGTGGCAGAAGATGCCCCAACGCGTCCGCTGTCGCCTTACGGATCATCGAAGCTGATGACCGAGATCATGCTGCACGACATCGCACCGGCCTATGGCATGGAGTTTGTCGCGCTGCGTTACTTCAACGTCGCCGGCGCCGATCCGCAGGGCCGCACAGGCCTCGCCACCATGGGCGCAACGCATCTGCTCAAGATCGCCGTGGAGGCCGCCACCGGCCAGCGCAGCAAGATCGACGTGTTCGGAACCGATTACCCGACGCCCGACGGTAGCTGCATCCGCGACTTCATCCATGTGAGCGACCTCGTTCAGGCCCACCGCGCCGCATTGAGCTACCTGCGCGAAGGCGGCGCATCGACTACCCTGAATTGCGGTTACGGCCGCGGTTATTCGGTGCTGGAAACCATCGAAGCCGTGCGCCGTGCATCCGGCCGAAATTTCGCGGTTCAATACGCCCCGCGCCGCGACGGCGACATCATGACCATGATCGCCGATACCACCCGAATCCGCGCGACGCTCGACTGGACGCCCCAATACGACGATCTCGAAACCATCGCCCGCCACGCGCTGGCCTGGGAAGAGAAGCTCGCCCGCGAGCGCCATGGCATCGAATTGATGGCGAAATCGGCCTGA